The Microlunatus antarcticus genome window below encodes:
- a CDS encoding GNAT family N-acetyltransferase, with the protein MAGSIAESDPDAEGPRLLAVQLRSTGAVLGYCGLNGHGNGSSAEPEIAYELLRLAQGYGYATEAGNAVVSWAANAGYKRLWAGVWDWNVASRRVLTKLGFRELRRIEPSSEHGHSLLTVRDL; encoded by the coding sequence ATCGCCGGCAGCATCGCAGAATCAGACCCAGACGCTGAAGGACCGAGATTGCTTGCTGTCCAGCTCCGCAGCACTGGTGCCGTGCTCGGCTACTGCGGCCTCAACGGACACGGGAACGGGTCGTCCGCTGAGCCGGAAATCGCTTACGAGCTCCTACGCCTGGCGCAGGGATACGGGTACGCGACCGAAGCGGGCAACGCGGTGGTCAGCTGGGCTGCGAACGCTGGTTACAAGCGTCTTTGGGCTGGCGTCTGGGATTGGAACGTCGCCTCGCGGCGAGTCCTCACCAAGCTCGGCTTCCGCGAGCTGCGACGCATCGAACCGTCGTCGGAACACGGACATAGCCTCCTGACGGTGCGAGACCTCTGA